The Acidobacteriota bacterium region TTTCCACCGGCCTGGAAATACCCGTCTCCACCACCTGCTTGAGTTCGGCAGAGGCGGTTTGCCGGACCGACTATCGGCCCCGTGTGGGCGATGCCATCCAGCTTTGCCTGGATTGGCCGATGATCGGGGGCGGGACCGACCTGCTGGAAGGCTTCGGTTCGGTTTCAGCCATGGAAATCCGCTCCGGCCGGGCCTTCGAGGTCCACGTCAACTTCCTCGACTGTCCCCACCTGCTCAAGAACATCTCCTCTGAGGTCGCCACCCCCGAGGCCCACATGCTGGAGACGCCTGAGATCCTCAAGTCGTTGCCGGTGGAGCCTGAAGCCTTTCACTATTACCGCCGTCTGGGAAGAGTCCAGGACTTCGTGCTGGAGCACTACACCGAGCCCATTCCTCTCAAGCGGGCCGCCCAGGTAGCCGGGATGGAAGAAACCTATTTTTCCGACTTCTTCAGCCGCAAAGTGGGGGTTCCCTTCACCCGCTGGCTGAGCGAAGTGCGAATCGGCCGGGCCATCGAACTCATTCAGGGCGGCAACCACTCCATCACCTTTGTGGCCCACGAGGTGGGTTTCTCCAACCTGCGTACCTTCGAGCGCGCCTTCCGCAAACGGACCGGTATGACACCCGCGCACTATCGCCGCCTGGTGCGTCCCAGCTAGCGGGCTCCCGCAAGGCCGTGTGGAGAGACTTGGACGCCCCAGCCGTTTCTTATGGCATTATTCAGATGTGACACGGAGTCGCTGGGATTGGTACATTCTTTACCATCCGGGCTTGCCGCAAAGCCTCTTTCCTCCTGTCCGCAAGGAGGAGTGTAAGTGACACACGCGGAGCGTATTCTCAGGCGGAGCGGGGCCCAATGCCCAGCTGGACCGCAAACCTTATGGAACAACAACCCGCCACGCGCAAGGGAATAGTCTTGGCGGGCGGCCGGGGGACGCGTCTTTATCCCGTCACCCGGGCCGTCACCAAGTCGCTGTTGCCCGTCTTCGACAAGCCGATGATCTACTATCCGGTCTCGGTCTTGATGTTGGCCGGAATCCGCGAAATCCTCATCATCACCACTCCCGAAGATCAGGAGAGCTTCCGCGAGCTGCTGGGCGACGGTACCCAGTGGGGGGTGAGCCTTTCG contains the following coding sequences:
- a CDS encoding AraC family transcriptional regulator; translated protein: MQAWKLQMRLRGKGILVSTGLEIPVSTTCLSSAEAVCRTDYRPRVGDAIQLCLDWPMIGGGTDLLEGFGSVSAMEIRSGRAFEVHVNFLDCPHLLKNISSEVATPEAHMLETPEILKSLPVEPEAFHYYRRLGRVQDFVLEHYTEPIPLKRAAQVAGMEETYFSDFFSRKVGVPFTRWLSEVRIGRAIELIQGGNHSITFVAHEVGFSNLRTFERAFRKRTGMTPAHYRRLVRPS